The sequence CTATGGCCTTGGACCCATTAACATGGCAAGCTGTTCCTTGACATAGCATAATTAAATACTTGCCTACAGGATCTAACCTAAACTGAGTATAAAATGTAACTACTCCATGAACCTTTGCTGGTTTTACACCTGTTTCCTTTGCTATGTAATCAAGTACTTCAACAGGTAGATAACCATAGATATCCTGTGCTTTCTGCAATATGCTAATTAGACTCCCTCTTGTTCCCTTGTACTTATTAAGTATGGGGGTTAGCTTGTCCAGGTCAAAAGTAGAGGTACTACATGTTTTGTTATTGTCTTTACAGCACTGCATATTTTACACTCCTCTCAGAAATACTTCTATATTATTTATGTTGATAAAGTTTTATTAAAGTTTAGAGAAAACTTTACTTATCTTTGTAAAACTCTTTGCAAAATATGGTTGAATCTTACTATGTTTTTTGAATATTTAAGAGATTTTTAATAGCTTTATTACTTTTTAAAATCTAACCTAAACACATTATATGATATCATGATTCACCTCTTTAGTAAAGAAACGCACAAAAAATTCTATATATTTCAATGTCGACTTTGTTACATGATTAACTATTTTTGTTGAAATTTAGCCACTTTTTAAAAAATAAATCTTGTTATTTTTGTTAATTTTTTGTCATCTCTTTGTTGGTTTATGTCGATTTATTAACAATCACGACATAATTTATGTTTTCTTTTATCTTATTTTTGTGTAAAATCCTGTTATTATCTCATATAATTTTATTTCTCTGTCATTATCTTTGTGTTGTGTCTAACAACCATATATAAAGAAACTAATGCAAAAAAAGAGATTCTTCGATTACGTTCAGAATTACAGTTTGTAAAACATGTAGTTTTGAAAACGCAGGCCCAAAGAATCTCTTCAATTATCTATTTTTAAACTATATATTGTGCAGCAACCTATTATTCCCATGCCCCAATTTTTCTAAATTTATTATATCTTTTCTCTAATAGTTCCTTTGTATCTAATTTCATAAGAACTGAAAACTCATCTAACAAATATTTTCTAATGCTATCCACCACAAACTCAACATCTTTATGCGCTCCTCCAAGGGGCTCTCTTATTATATAATCCACAATATTCAGTCTTAGCAAATCCTGAGAAGTTAACTTCATAATATCTGCAGCTTTCTGTGCAAGAGTAGTATCCTTCCATAATATGCTTGAAAGACCTTCTGGTGATATAACTGAATATATTGAGTTTTCTAGCATACATACTCTATCTCCAACACCAAGGGCCAAGGCTCCCCCACTTCCCCCTTCACCTATAACTATAGCTATAATAGGAACTTTTAACCTACTCATTTCTATAAGATTTAAGGCTATGGCTTCTCCCTGACCTCTTTCCTCTG comes from Proteiniborus sp. DW1 and encodes:
- the nuoE gene encoding NADH-quinone oxidoreductase subunit NuoE, giving the protein MQCCKDNNKTCSTSTFDLDKLTPILNKYKGTRGSLISILQKAQDIYGYLPVEVLDYIAKETGVKPAKVHGVVTFYTQFRLDPVGKYLIMLCQGTACHVNGSKAIEEAIYEELGILEGQTTEDNLFTFNNVACLGCCSLSPVMMINGETYGKLTPQKTKEILREIKNKESKEA